One Pseudomonas syringae CC1557 genomic window, CTGTTTCTGGCCCTGGGCGGCGGTTGGGAAAAGGATGGCGTGGCCGGGAAGTAAGATACTGCCCGGCGACGCTTCGCCTGACTCTCGTTCCCAAAGCGTGGTAACGCCGATCTGGACGCTCCGCGTCCGGTTTTGGACGCATGGAGCGGCGCAGAATGGTGACGTAGAGCGTCACGAAATGCATACCAACGCGGAGCATTGGCACGATAGTTACAAGATTCTCGTTCCTCACGCTCAGCGTGGTAACGCCGTTCTGGACGCTCCGCGTCCGGTTTTGGACGCATGGCGCGGCGCAGAATTGTGACGCAGAGCGTCACGAAATGCATGCCAACGCGGAGCATTGGCACGATAGTTACAAGATTCTCGTTCCTCACGCTCTGGTATGACCCCCGAAGGTTGGATACAACCTTTGGAGGCATCATGGGTAGATATACAGAACAGGCAAAACTCGCGGCCGTGCAGGAATATTGTGCTGGCAAGGCAGGTTTGAGGGATGTTGCGCATCGCCACGATGTGGATTTTTCCTGCCTTAGGCAGTGGGTTGCGGCCTATCAGATTCATGGCGTAGCGGGCCTGCAAGAGAAAAAACGCCAGCGCTACAGTGACGAGTTCAAGCTGACTGTTTTGAAGCGCATGCATGATGAGCGTTTATCTCTGAGCCAGACAGCGGCCTTGTTCGATATCCGTCAGTTCGGCATCATCGGTCTATGGCAGCGCCATTATGAAGAAGGGGCCTTTGATGCCTCCTCCAAGCCACCCACAAAAGCCGGACGCCCAAGAAAGATGACGACTGCACTTCCCCCTGTGAACGCCCCCTCAATCGACGATGAATCGCGCTCGCGTGACGAGTTGCTTGCCGAGGTGAAGCAACTGCGGATGGAGGTCGACTATCTAAAAAAGCTCGATGCCTTGGCTCAGAAGAAGCAACGAATAGCGCAACAGAAAAAGCGCAAATCGTAACCGAACTGAGACTGGGGCATTCTCTGGATGGCCTGCTGAAGCTTGCCGGTCTGGCGCGCAGCACTTTTTACTATCAACAAAAGGTACTGCAAGCGGGCGATAAGTACGCCGGGCTGAAAGACCTGATTCAGACAGTTTTCTACGAGCATAAAGGCCGGTATGGCTATCGTCGTATCACGGCGGCGTTGCGGCGCGCAGGCCATCTTGTGAACCACAAGACGGTGCAGAAACTGATGGGGCAGCTTGGCCTGAAGAGCCTGGTGCGAGTGAAGAAATACCGCTCTTACAAGGGCGAAGTAGGCAAGGCTGCGCCTAACATTCTCAAGCGTGATTTCAAGGCCCAGCACCTTAATGAAAAATGGGCCACGGACGTCACCGAGTTCAAAGTGGGAGGCCAGAAGCTCTATCTGTCGCCCATCATGGATCTGTACAACGGCGAAATCATTTCCTATGCAATCGCCAGGCGCCCGCTGTACTCCATGGTGGACGAAATGCTTGAAGGGGCGTTCAAGAAGCTTGAGCCGCATGAAAATCCTATTTTGCACTCAGACCAGGGCTGGCAATATCGGATGCCTGTTTACCAACGATTACTCAATGAGCATTCGATCACATGCAGCATGTCGCGCAAGGGCAACTGCTACGACAACGCGGCTATGGAAAGTTTTTTTGGCACGCTGAAGTCCGAGTTTTTCTATCTGAACAAATTTAACAATCTGGATGAGCTTCATGCGGGCATCGACGAGTACATTGAGTATTACAATCACTCACGCATCAAACTGAAACTTAACGGCCTGAGCCCTGTGGAGTTCAGAATGCAGGCCGCTCAGGCAGCGTAGAGATAATCGTCCAACCTTCGGGGGTCATACCACTCCAGCGTGGGAATGCAGTTCTGGACGCTCTGCGTCCGATCCTGAACACATGTGATGGACGCAGAATGGTGACGCAGAGCGTCACGAAATGCATGCCCACGCGGAGCGATTGGCACGAGAGCCATCAGAAAGATCAAAGCCCGACTCAGATCACTTTCCGCTCCGTCATCAGGTCACTCTCGGGTTAATCAACGACCTCAAAACATGGTCCTGCCAGACCCCGGCGATTTTCAGGTAGGCACGCGCATAGCCCTCTTTTTCAAAGCCCAGCGATTGCAGAAGTCGCTCACTTCGCAAATTGGCTGGCATATGGTTGGCCATGATGCGATGCAGGCCCATCTGCTCGAAACAGTAACGATTGGCGACCTCAAGTGCCCTTTTCATCAAGCCCTGGCCCTGAGCAGTTTCCGTCAGCGAGAAACCAAGGTGGCAGGCCTGGAAAGCGCCCATCACGATATTCGTATAGCTGCAACGCCCAAGCAGCTCTCCACTCTCGGGCTCTGTGACCAGGAAAAAAATCGCGCTGCCGGCCTGCATGCTTTCCCACTGCTGCTGAACCCGTGATCGGGCGTTTTCGAGGATGAAGTAGTCCTCGCCTCTCAACGGTTCCCAAGGCTGCAAATGCCTGCGATTGGCATTTTCGTAACGGTGGATCAACTCGGAATCATCAAACGCCAATGCCCTCAGAGAAAAGCCCTCGCCTGAATACTGCATGTGTACTCCCGCATCAGTCATCGTCGACCCTCTCCACCTGGCGTGTCATACGAGCTTGATTTGCGTTCACGACGCTCTGCGTCGCACGATAGCTGAAGTTATCGTTCCTCACTCTCCGCGTCCGATCTTGAACGCGCTTGCACTCACCCACCCAATACTCCTAGGCTCTGCCGATATTTGAATCGGGAAGCACCATGGACACCTCTCTCAGCCGTCGCGAGCGGTTGCATATCGTTATCTTTGAAGCCGATACGCCTGCCGGGCGGATGTTTGACAAGATTGTGCTGGTGGCGATTTTGCTCAGTCTGCTGGTCACGGTCATCGACAGCATCGAGAGTATTCATCGCGATTATGCGGCGCTGTTCGCCTGGATCGAGTGGGGGTTCACGCTGTTGTTCGCGATTGAATACATCCTGCGCCTGTACTGTTCACCCCGGCCGCTGAAGTACGCCTTCAGCTTTTATGGCCTGGTGGATCTGCTGGCGATTGTGCCGGGCGTGCTGTCGATTTATTACAGCGATGCACAATACCTGCTCATCGTGCGGATCGTCCGTATGCTGCGGATTTTCCGGGTGCTCAAGCTCGGCACCTACCTGCGTCAGGCCAACTACCTGCTGGCAGCGCTGCGCGGCAGCAAACAGAAGATTATCGTGTTCCTGGTCACCGTCTCGACCCTGGTCACGGTGTTCGGCACGCTGATGTACGTTATCGAAGGCCCGGAGCATGGCTTCACCAGCATTCCCAAAGGCATTTACTGGGCTATCGTGACCCTCACGACCGTGGGTTTCGGCGATATCGTGCCCAAGACGCCGCTCGGTCAGATGCTCTCGTCGCTGGTGATGATCATCGGTTACTCGATCATCGCCGTGCCCACCGGGATATTCACCGCCGAACTGGCCAATGCCATGCGCGGCGAGCAGTTGAAGCACGATTGCCCGGTCTGCTCGAAGAACGTCCATGAGCACGGCGCGGCGTTTTGTTCGCGTTGCGGCAATCAGTTGTTTGCGAAACTGGAGCACAAGGCATAAGCAAAGACCTTTTCGGTCTTTAAACCGCAGGCTCGATGCTGATAGTGTCGCGGCATTACGCCATCAGGCTTTATCACAACACTCTCAAGGACCCTGCAGTGAATAAACTCTTCGCCGCCTCGCTACTGGCAGCAGGCCTGGCTTTTGCCAGCGCCGCCCAGGCAGCCCCGACGCTGCTCAACGTCTCCTACGACGTGATGCGTGACTTCTACAAGGACTACAACAGCGCCTTCCAGAAGCACTGGAAAGCCGAAAAGAATGAAGATGTGACGGTGCAAATGTCATTTGGCGGGTCGAGCAAGCAGGCGCGTTCGGTCATCGACGGGCTGCCGGCTGACGTGATCACCATGAACATGGCCACCGACATCAATGCCTTGGCCGACAACGGCGGGCTGGTGCCAAAGGACTGGGTCACCCGTCTGCCGAACAACAGCGCGCCGTTCACCTCGGCCACGGTGTTTATAGTGCGCAAGGGCAACCCGAAGGCCCTGAAAGACTGGCCGGACCTGATCAAGGACGGCGTCGAAGTGATCGTGCCCAACCCGAAAACCTCGGGTAACGGCCGCTACACCTACCTGTCGGCCTGGGGCTACACCCTGAAAAACGGCGGCGATGAAGCCGCAGCGAAGAAATTCGTCGGCGATCTT contains:
- a CDS encoding IS3 family transposase (programmed frameshift) yields the protein MGRYTEQAKLAAVQEYCAGKAGLRDVAHRHDVDFSCLRQWVAAYQIHGVAGLQEKKRQRYSDEFKLTVLKRMHDERLSLSQTAALFDIRQFGIIGLWQRHYEEGAFDASSKPPTKAGRPRKMTTALPPVNAPSIDDESRSRDELLAEVKQLRMEVDYPKKARCLGSEEATNSATEKAQIVTELRLGHSLDGLLKLAGLARSTFYYQQKVLQAGDKYAGLKDLIQTVFYEHKGRYGYRRITAALRRAGHLVNHKTVQKLMGQLGLKSLVRVKKYRSYKGEVGKAAPNILKRDFKAQHLNEKWATDVTEFKVGGQKLYLSPIMDLYNGEIISYAIARRPLYSMVDEMLEGAFKKLEPHENPILHSDQGWQYRMPVYQRLLNEHSITCSMSRKGNCYDNAAMESFFGTLKSEFFYLNKFNNLDELHAGIDEYIEYYNHSRIKLKLNGLSPVEFRMQAAQAA
- a CDS encoding GNAT family N-acetyltransferase, which produces MQYSGEGFSLRALAFDDSELIHRYENANRRHLQPWEPLRGEDYFILENARSRVQQQWESMQAGSAIFFLVTEPESGELLGRCSYTNIVMGAFQACHLGFSLTETAQGQGLMKRALEVANRYCFEQMGLHRIMANHMPANLRSERLLQSLGFEKEGYARAYLKIAGVWQDHVLRSLINPRVT
- a CDS encoding ion transporter; its protein translation is MDTSLSRRERLHIVIFEADTPAGRMFDKIVLVAILLSLLVTVIDSIESIHRDYAALFAWIEWGFTLLFAIEYILRLYCSPRPLKYAFSFYGLVDLLAIVPGVLSIYYSDAQYLLIVRIVRMLRIFRVLKLGTYLRQANYLLAALRGSKQKIIVFLVTVSTLVTVFGTLMYVIEGPEHGFTSIPKGIYWAIVTLTTVGFGDIVPKTPLGQMLSSLVMIIGYSIIAVPTGIFTAELANAMRGEQLKHDCPVCSKNVHEHGAAFCSRCGNQLFAKLEHKA
- a CDS encoding sulfate ABC transporter substrate-binding protein, with product MNKLFAASLLAAGLAFASAAQAAPTLLNVSYDVMRDFYKDYNSAFQKHWKAEKNEDVTVQMSFGGSSKQARSVIDGLPADVITMNMATDINALADNGGLVPKDWVTRLPNNSAPFTSATVFIVRKGNPKALKDWPDLIKDGVEVIVPNPKTSGNGRYTYLSAWGYTLKNGGDEAAAKKFVGDLFRHVPVLDTGGRGATTTFMTNQIGDVLVTFENEAEMIAREFGRDQFEVVYPSVSAEAEPPVSVVDKVVDRKNSRPLAEEYLKYLWSPEGQEIAANNYLRPRDPQILAKFKDRFPKVDFLSVEKTFGDWRTVQKTHFVDGGVFDQIYPGK